From the Scylla paramamosain isolate STU-SP2022 unplaced genomic scaffold, ASM3559412v1 Contig14, whole genome shotgun sequence genome, one window contains:
- the LOC135097211 gene encoding ran-specific GTPase-activating protein-like — MALEKTDLDDSVVSEEGESTSRVGEHDPYFEPVVTLLEVFVVSDDDQEEEMMRLSFEVRQYKLLHYHTSESPPQWKERGMGAFKILRNKQKKAVEFVQRQN; from the exons ATGGCTCTTGAGAAG acagacctcgATGACAGCGTGGTGAGCGAGGAGGGGGAGTCAACCAGCAGAGTAGGGGAGCATGACCCCTACTTTGAACCAGTGGTGACCTTGCTGGAGGTCTTCGTGGTTAGTGAtgatgaccaggaggaggaaatgatgagacTGAGTttcgaggtcag GCAGTACAAGCTGCTTCATTATCACACCTCTGAGTCGCCCCCACAGTGGAAGGAACGGGGCATGGGGGCCTTTAAGATTCTGAGGAACAAGCAGAAGAAGGCT gtGGAGTTTGTTCAGCGGCAGAATTAA